The Candidatus Angelobacter sp. genome window below encodes:
- the prfB gene encoding peptide chain release factor 2 yields the protein MTITKEQIREIFQRFENLLDRFEIPKKLVGISETEKKIASNDFWKETEKAQKIMKSLHKEKKMVEDYNNIRLILEELQFYFEFFKNGEISELELQNQFQKIENILSDFELKNLLSLESDFLSAVMHISAGAGGTESCDWVYMLMRMYFMWAEKKGNKVNEIYHQPGDISGIKSITLEIKGPYVFGFLKGENGVHRLVRISPFDKNGKRHTSFASVYVYPLGEDPIEADVKNSEIVWETFRSSGSGGQNVNKVETGVRLRHIPTGIVIENIESRSQFKNKEKALHLLKSRLFEIEIKKNSAKRNEIESKKKKIEWGSQIRNYVMHPYKLVKDLRTGYETSDVESVMNGEIDAFLKYFLLSYK from the coding sequence ATGACAATTACAAAAGAACAAATAAGAGAGATTTTTCAACGTTTTGAGAATCTTTTAGATAGGTTCGAAATACCAAAAAAACTTGTTGGAATTAGTGAGACGGAAAAAAAAATAGCATCTAACGATTTTTGGAAGGAAACTGAGAAAGCTCAAAAAATTATGAAAAGCTTGCATAAAGAAAAAAAAATGGTCGAAGACTATAATAATATTCGATTAATTTTAGAAGAATTGCAATTCTATTTTGAATTTTTCAAAAATGGAGAAATTTCTGAACTAGAATTGCAAAATCAGTTTCAAAAAATTGAAAATATTCTTTCAGATTTTGAGCTTAAAAATCTTCTTTCTTTAGAATCAGATTTTTTAAGTGCAGTTATGCATATTTCAGCTGGTGCTGGAGGAACAGAAAGTTGTGATTGGGTTTATATGTTGATGCGTATGTACTTTATGTGGGCAGAAAAAAAAGGGAATAAGGTAAATGAAATTTATCATCAACCTGGAGATATTTCAGGAATAAAATCAATAACTCTAGAAATCAAAGGCCCTTATGTTTTTGGATTTCTAAAAGGAGAAAATGGTGTGCATCGGTTAGTAAGAATTTCTCCTTTTGACAAAAATGGTAAACGTCATACTTCTTTTGCTTCGGTTTATGTATATCCATTAGGAGAAGATCCTATTGAAGCAGACGTAAAAAATTCTGAAATAGTTTGGGAAACTTTTCGATCAAGTGGATCAGGTGGTCAAAATGTTAATAAAGTAGAAACTGGAGTTCGTTTACGTCATATCCCAACTGGGATAGTTATTGAAAATATAGAATCACGTTCTCAATTTAAGAATAAGGAAAAGGCTTTGCATTTACTTAAATCTAGGTTGTTTGAAATTGAAATTAAAAAAAATAGTGCTAAACGTAATGAAATTGAGTCTAAAAAGAAAAAAATAGAATGGGGATCACAGATTAGAAATTATGTAATGCATCCTTATAAACTCGTTAAAGACTTGCGTACCGGATACGAAACATCTGACGTGGAATCCGTAATGAATGGGGAAATTGATGCTTTTTTAAAGTATTTTTTGTTGTCCTATAAATGA
- the fabG gene encoding 3-oxoacyl-[acyl-carrier-protein] reductase gives MKLLEKKTALISGGSRGIGKAIVEAFAMEGAQIVFSFLKSKEKARNLEKNLKKITKIKAYKADLRRPQSAKILVKKAIDEFGKIDILVNNAGLIRDSIFIRMRKEDWNEVIQTNLSSIFYLTQEVVKKMIKKGSIINISSLFGVLGNKGQVNYSTSKSGIIGFSKSVSKELGSRNIRCNVVSPGFINTEMLASMDEEMLKEWINNIPLKRFGYPKEIAQACIFLASDMSSYISGEVLNVNGGMSLI, from the coding sequence ATGAAGCTTTTAGAGAAAAAAACGGCTCTAATTAGTGGAGGAAGTAGAGGTATAGGAAAAGCTATTGTGGAAGCATTTGCTATGGAGGGAGCACAGATTGTTTTTAGCTTTTTAAAGTCAAAGGAAAAAGCTAGAAATCTTGAGAAAAATTTAAAAAAAATAACAAAAATTAAAGCTTATAAAGCTGACTTAAGAAGGCCTCAATCAGCTAAAATACTTGTAAAAAAAGCTATTGATGAATTTGGAAAAATTGATATTCTAGTAAACAATGCTGGGCTCATTAGAGACAGTATTTTTATTAGAATGAGAAAAGAAGACTGGAATGAAGTTATTCAAACCAATCTTAGTTCCATTTTTTACCTAACACAAGAAGTTGTAAAAAAAATGATAAAAAAAGGATCAATTATTAACATAAGTTCTCTATTTGGGGTTCTAGGTAATAAAGGTCAAGTGAATTATTCAACGTCTAAATCTGGAATTATTGGATTTAGTAAATCAGTATCTAAAGAACTAGGGTCTAGAAACATTCGATGCAATGTGGTTTCCCCAGGATTTATTAATACTGAAATGCTCGCTTCTATGGATGAGGAAATGCTCAAAGAATGGATAAATAATATTCCACTGAAAAGGTTTGGGTATCCAAAGGAAATTGCGCAAGCTTGTATTTTTTTAGCCTCTGATATGTCTAGTTATATCAGTGGAGAAGTTTTGAACGTAAATGGTGGAATGAGTCTAATATGA